One window of Brachybacterium ginsengisoli genomic DNA carries:
- a CDS encoding DUF6357 family protein: MVPDHGDILDPILLGAPEEVDATLREVRVDRRVLVAHHAGLDLLNRRRYFDAAQSATPTADWGRVRKHLGP, translated from the coding sequence ATCATGGGGACATCCTGGACCCGATCCTGCTCGGCGCCCCGGAGGAGGTGGACGCCACCCTCCGCGAGGTGCGTGTGGACCGCCGCGTCCTCGTCGCGCACCACGCCGGCCTCGACCTGCTGAATCGGCGGAGGTACTTCGACGCCGCGCAGTCCGCCACGCCCACCGCTGACTGGGGCCGGGTCCGGAAGCATCTCGGACCGTGA
- a CDS encoding putative quinol monooxygenase, whose amino-acid sequence MTAEPTGSTRPDPAPGAVALTGRLLCADLDEAAAVREHLPEHVALTLAEPGCLRFAVEPTEDPLVWTVSELFEDQLAFDAHQARVRSSRWFEATSAIARDYTVETLTGEV is encoded by the coding sequence ATGACCGCCGAGCCCACAGGCAGCACGCGTCCCGACCCGGCACCCGGCGCCGTCGCGCTGACCGGCCGGCTGCTCTGCGCGGACCTCGACGAGGCCGCTGCGGTCCGCGAGCATCTGCCCGAGCACGTCGCCCTCACCCTCGCAGAGCCCGGCTGCCTCCGCTTCGCGGTCGAGCCGACGGAGGACCCCCTGGTCTGGACCGTCTCCGAGCTCTTCGAGGACCAGCTCGCGTTCGACGCGCACCAGGCCCGCGTCCGCTCGAGCAGGTGGTTCGAAGCCACCTCGGCGATCGCCCGGGACTACACCGTGGAGACCCTCACCGGCGAGGTCTGA
- a CDS encoding cation transporter — translation MPHSAFDPRAVRRAVLTVALLNLGYFVVEFTVALGAGSVALLADSVDFLEDTAINLLIVVALGWATARRAVMGKVMALVILVPAAFAAWEAVSRFPAPPAPAVLPVVLASLGAVVVNGASALIISRVRRHGGSLGRAAFLSARNDVLVNLAIIAMAVITAWTASGWPDLVLGCLIILLALHAAHEVWEVSEEERLGARALAGETID, via the coding sequence GTGCCCCACAGCGCCTTCGACCCCCGAGCAGTGCGTCGCGCGGTCCTCACCGTCGCGCTGCTGAACCTCGGCTACTTCGTCGTCGAGTTCACCGTCGCGCTCGGAGCAGGCTCCGTGGCGCTGCTCGCCGACAGCGTCGACTTCCTCGAGGACACCGCGATCAACCTCCTGATCGTCGTGGCCCTCGGCTGGGCCACCGCCCGACGGGCCGTGATGGGCAAGGTCATGGCGCTCGTGATCCTCGTGCCTGCCGCGTTCGCCGCCTGGGAGGCGGTCAGCAGGTTCCCCGCGCCACCGGCACCGGCGGTGCTGCCCGTCGTCCTCGCCTCCCTCGGCGCCGTGGTGGTCAACGGCGCCAGCGCCCTGATCATCTCCCGCGTGCGCCGGCACGGCGGCTCGCTGGGCCGTGCCGCCTTCCTCTCCGCCCGCAACGACGTGCTGGTCAACCTCGCCATCATCGCGATGGCGGTGATCACGGCCTGGACCGCCTCCGGCTGGCCCGACCTCGTGCTGGGCTGCCTGATCATCCTGCTCGCGCTGCACGCGGCCCATGAGGTGTGGGAGGTCAGCGAGGAGGAGCGACTGGGCGCCCGCGCGCTCGCCGGGGAGACGATCGACTGA